A single window of Bacteroidota bacterium DNA harbors:
- a CDS encoding Bro-N domain-containing protein, producing MKKETAIKLFQDQRVRVEWDNKQEKWYFSIVDIISVLTKSVNPQAYWRKLKERLKKEGNETVTNCHGLKMKAVDGKMRMTDVADTEQLLRLIQSIPSPNAEPFKVWLAKVGYERIEETEDPEKAFERAMETYLKKGYSTNWINQRLKSIEVRKDLTDEWEERGVKKGLEFAILTDEITKAWSGMTTREYKDLKDLKKENLRDNMTNLELVLNMLAEATTTEISKEKKPKTLLENRKIAKQGGTIAGNTRKEIEEKTGKNVIAPLNAKKLEEKNEEKNKEIEE from the coding sequence ATGAAAAAAGAAACTGCGATAAAATTATTTCAAGACCAACGAGTTCGTGTAGAATGGGATAATAAACAAGAGAAATGGTATTTTTCAATTGTAGATATTATTTCTGTTTTAACAAAAAGTGTTAATCCACAAGCATATTGGAGAAAGCTTAAAGAAAGACTAAAAAAGGAAGGAAATGAAACCGTGACGAATTGTCACGGGTTGAAAATGAAAGCTGTTGACGGCAAAATGCGAATGACTGATGTAGCTGACACAGAGCAGTTATTAAGATTAATTCAATCAATACCTTCGCCAAACGCAGAACCGTTTAAAGTTTGGTTAGCAAAAGTTGGATATGAACGGATAGAGGAAACAGAAGACCCTGAGAAAGCTTTTGAAAGAGCAATGGAAACATATTTAAAAAAAGGATATTCAACGAACTGGATTAACCAAAGGCTGAAAAGTATTGAAGTTAGAAAGGATTTGACTGATGAATGGGAAGAGCGAGGCGTTAAGAAAGGATTAGAATTTGCAATATTGACAGACGAGATAACTAAGGCTTGGTCAGGAATGACAACACGAGAATACAAAGATCTAAAAGATTTAAAGAAAGAAAATTTGCGAGATAACATGACCAATTTAGAGTTGGTTTTGAATATGCTTGCGGAAGCAACAACAACCGAAATATCAAAAGAGAAGAAGCCTAAAACACTTTTAGAAAATAGAAAGATTGCAAAACAAGGAGGAACAATTGCAGGAAATACAAGAAAAGAAATTGAAGAAAAAACAGGAAAAAATGTAATAGCTCCATTGAATGCAAAAAAACTTGAAGAAAAAAACGAAGAAAAGAATAAAGAAATAGAAGAATAA
- a CDS encoding type II toxin-antitoxin system RelE/ParE family toxin has translation MKYKISQEASRDIENIWLYTIEKWSIKQADRYFNLIMDEIEYLTDDPKSGKDYNKVRKGYFRSRIKSHFIFYKINSKNEEIEIIRILHQRMDIETRLNE, from the coding sequence ATGAAATATAAAATCAGTCAAGAAGCAAGTAGAGATATTGAAAATATTTGGCTTTACACTATTGAAAAATGGTCGATAAAACAGGCTGACAGATATTTCAACTTGATAATGGATGAAATAGAATATCTCACTGATGACCCAAAATCTGGAAAAGATTATAATAAAGTAAGAAAAGGATATTTTCGTTCTCGAATAAAATCACATTTTATTTTCTATAAAATCAACAGTAAGAATGAAGAAATTGAAATTATCAGGATTCTACATCAACGAATGGACATTGAAACAAGACTGAATGAATAA
- a CDS encoding type II toxin-antitoxin system ParD family antitoxin produces MAKNTSIFLGDYFDNFINHQIESGKYSSVSEVVRTALRMFEHEESKKTELIKELKKGEKSGFIKDFDRTSFFKTLHQKYLAE; encoded by the coding sequence ATGGCGAAAAACACATCAATTTTTTTAGGTGATTATTTTGATAATTTCATCAATCATCAGATTGAATCAGGAAAATATTCTTCTGTAAGTGAAGTTGTGAGAACTGCGTTGAGAATGTTTGAACACGAAGAATCTAAAAAAACAGAACTTATAAAAGAACTGAAAAAAGGAGAAAAATCAGGCTTTATAAAAGATTTTGACCGAACATCTTTTTTTAAAACCCTTCATCAAAAATATTTGGCTGAATAA